The Myxococcus xanthus genome segment AAGCCTCGCCACGCAATTCACCCCCACCGAGTCCGTGCTGGGCCTTCGCGAACTCACCCAGGCCGGCTTCACCGCCGCTGAGTCCATGGATTTGCTGCTGCCGGTGCTGGACCTGGCGGGTGGCTCGTTGGGAGAGCTGACGCCCCAGGGCGCAGCGGGCCTCGCGTCGCAAGCGATGAAGGCCTTCGGCATCTCCACCGACAAGGCCGCCATCTCCGTCGACCAGATGCTCCAAGCCGTCAACGTCTTCGCCCTTAGCGCGAATGAGCTGCCCCTCGCCCTCGGCACCGCCGCGCGTGGTGCACAGGCCCTCAATCAATCCCTGCCCGAGACACTCATCGCATTGGGGTTGGTGAAGAATGTCGTCCCCGGCGTGGAGAGAGCATCTACCGCCGTGGCCGTGGCCATGGAGCGCATGGCGGACCCGCAAGTGCAAGAGCACCTGCGCGGCCTGGGCGTTGCCGTCACCGACTCCAAAGGCAACTTCCTCTCCTTCCTCGGCATCCTCGACGAGCT includes the following:
- a CDS encoding phage tail tape measure protein, whose product is MLNNLGLGFVFTARDLASGTFQGVERNFMSLDRRVGLGTARIEGAFERLGVAMALFSAGAVTLGASLSLANTAGQFEQAVAGVGAVSGASAEVLGQLRDAAIKASLATQFTPTESVLGLRELTQAGFTAAESMDLLLPVLDLAGGSLGELTPQGAAGLASQAMKAFGISTDKAAISVDQMLQAVNVFALSANELPLALGTAARGAQALNQSLPETLIALGLVKNVVPGVERASTAVAVAMERMADPQVQEHLRGLGVAVTDSKGNFLSFLGILDEL